The genomic window GGTATCGGTGGCTTTGGCAGTTTCGTCCTTTTTCTCTTTTCTTCTTTCCTTTTTTCCCTCCTTTATACTTCCTTATTTCTCCTTCTTTCCCTTCCCTTTAAGTTTCGCTCTTTGGATTTTCTCTATATTGCCTCAGGTGTTCTTCTGCTATCCATTTTCCTCTCCCATTTATTCTTCCCATTTGCTAATCTTCCATCTGCCATTCGCTTTTTCGCACTCATAAACCCACTTACCTATGGTCTGGAAGGGATAAATTGGGCGTTGGGAGGAAGAAGTCAACTCCCGTTTTTCAATCCCGTCCTTTTTCCCCTTCTTTATCTCCTCTTGTCAATCTTCTTTATCTATTTATTAGGGCGGAAAGCGGTTGATTAATCCTTTTTGTATTGAAGATAAAGGTCGGCGAGCTCATCGGGGCGAACGAAGATGAAGTTCTGGCTCTCCAATCTCTCCTTTATCTCCTTTAGCATTCCCAAATCATAGCCCCAATTCCATATGAATACATTTACGAAGCAGGGCGATTCCTTTCCCTCAGCTGTTTGCAAAACTTGGTTCACTATGAAATTTATAGCCTCCTCCCTACCCGTTGGACCCCAATTGGTTAAAGCGTGGAAAACGGGGACATCGTCAATGAGATAATTAGCCTTCTCATAAGTCATATCACCTCGCCTGCTGTAATCGGGAAACATGGGGACCTTAAGAGTCCTCGCATATTTTTCTATCAGTTCTCTCCTCGCCATTCCCATGGTCCAGCATCCCTGCAAGCCCAATCTTTGAATATATTTTTTCGTTAGGCTAAGGAAATCGGAGAGCACGGCGGAAGGGTTATCGTAGCGCGATGCATATTCATCTGGATACATATAGCCTATCCCGGATACCGCGCATAGGAAGCAATCAAGAGGGGAGGCGCTCTCCAAATAATATAAGGCTATCCCGGGAATGAATTCTGTAGCCGTGGGACCGAGGGTCCAGCCCAAAGGCATCGTTCCTCTCTCTTCTCTATCCCAGCCGGGCGGTTGAAAACCTCCCCACCAGCAGGTTATATTGTCTCCATCCGAGATGACAAATGTGGCATAATTCTTGCTTTTGTCGAGCTTTAGGGAACGAGGTGGCTTTGGCTTGGGAAATTCCTTAACCTTTATACCGCTGTGGAAGGATAAATTTGTGAAGGTGCTCGCCACCGTGAACTTAGCAAATTGGCTTCCAAGGGAAACACCCGGACCTTCCTGAATGCCAACTCCTTCTCCCGCCCAGG from bacterium includes these protein-coding regions:
- a CDS encoding ABC transporter permease, whose amino-acid sequence is MLKLEVGLLVFWMEFAWAIRSKLYLSYIAIPVFFYLVSLSARAIKQIPSPIYFLPSAIALTFLITSFLISFGFVQRGKSYWNLSRLSGTPPLYVFLGQLFFSSLVAILQAILLFLLIRLFSGIGGFGSFVLFLFSSFLFSLLYTSLFLLLSLPFKFRSLDFLYIASGVLLLSIFLSHLFFPFANLPSAIRFFALINPLTYGLEGINWALGGRSQLPFFNPVLFPLLYLLLSIFFIYLLGRKAVD